From a single Amphiprion ocellaris isolate individual 3 ecotype Okinawa chromosome 18, ASM2253959v1, whole genome shotgun sequence genomic region:
- the arl4d gene encoding ADP-ribosylation factor-like protein 4D: MGNQLTEIAPNTPFLPNFQALHVVVIGLDSAGKTSLLYRLKLKEFVKTIPTKGFNTEKIKVAVGASRAINFQVWDVGGQEKLRPLWKSYTRRTDGMVFVVDSTETERMEEAKVELHKITRTSENQGVPVLILANKQDLDSALSVAEVEKLLSVHELSMFTLFHVQSCSAVDGQGLQPGLEKLYEMILKRKKTVKHNRNRKR; the protein is encoded by the coding sequence ATGGGGAACCAGCTGACGGAAATCGCTCCCAACACGCCGTTCCTCCCCAACTTCCAGGCGCTGCACGTGGTGGTGATCGGCCTCGACTCGGCCGGGAAAACCTCTCTGTTGTACCGGCTCAAGCTCAAGGAGTTCGTGAAGACCATCCCCACCAAGGGCTTCAACACAGAGAAGATCAAGGTGGCCGTCGGAGCTTCTCGGGCCATCAACTTCCAGGTGTGGGACGTGGGCGGCCAGGAGAAGCTCCGTCCGCTCTGGAAGTCGTACACCCGGCGGACGGACGGGATGGTCTTCGTGGTGGACTCGACGGAGACGGAGCGCATGGAGGAGGCCAAGGTGGAGCTGCACAAGATCACCAGGACCTCGGAGAACCAGGGCGTCCCGGTGCTGATCCTGGCCAACAAGCAGGACCTGGACTCGGCGCTGTCGGTGGCCGAGGTGGAGAAGCTGCTGTCGGTGCACGAACTGAGCATGTTCACGCTGTTCCACGTGCAGAGCTGCAGCGCCGTGGACGGCCAGGGCCTGCAGCCGGGCCTGGAGAAGCTCTACGAGATGATCCTCAAGAGGAAGAAGACGGTGAAGCACAACAGGAACAGGAAGAGATGA